The genomic stretch AATATTTTAGTTAAacgattttaaaaaattaaaatatgtggCTCGTATCTACTCAGGTTTTACCATCAACTCTCTCTTTGCAAAATCAGctctgaattttttatttttttattttttctctcttccGTTCTCAAGCTTGCGGTTGCCTATGGTAAGCCCACACGCGTTTACAAGTGAGCTAATGCATACGCGGTTGTATATTCGAAGCATGGCATATAACAGCGAATTtggggacgaaaatacccctcccttcctttcgaagacgagcgctgactctcctccaaccgagagttgtagtaacggctcaaaagagatcaaagttccgtggccccacagctatgtatttattatatccacaacgttcatccatatttcgagatcatttcgtaggctggaccacaccacaaagagcagcgggaaaattgattttcaccgttaaaaattttgtagggcccaccataacatttactttccatccaatccattcataaggtcacagaggcctggatgaagaggaaagacaaatttcataatgatctaaaacttctgtaacccctagaagggtttcgatggtagacgttcaattccccactaccttttacaatgtggtccccttgatagttagatctatcttattttccgtctgaagctttaatatgagctcaccaaatagatggacggtttggatataacacatacctcatgataggatcTACAAAAGTAACATtgcaaaaggaaaaataaaaataaaaatcacatgaGGCCGCAGCACTACCGCCGGTTTGGCGGCACCACCGAACCGGCAGTAGTGCCGCGGCCgtccgacttttttttttttacatagagaactttttctcccttacatttttctctaatacataattaagtaaatatgtatatataagtatataaaaatatttttcggtctttcaattcatttctttgtctatttatttaacaagcataacttctaaactaaaataatttacttaacataccacatatgattttggggtaagagaagctaattaagctaaccaacctagttattttccaagattccatcgggtcgatggtcgaaaatccatttcattcagttcgtggtcaatttcaatcacttcacacAAATTGGAAATTCAAATAAACAAACATAAAATCGAGCGAAgaaaacataaaattgagtggggaaaactagaaatttagcgagtaaaacatgaaattgagcaggcaaacatgaaattaagctgaaagtcgggcggttggttcgggttggtgctcaaccctaacccaatccaaggttcctatacctaaactcttgacctaacccaacccaatcttgggttgagaattctcaacccaaatcCAACcgaagagggctcgacgggttgattaggttggttgagtgtatacatgtctatttgggagagagaaatccgacatatcttgttagcttaagtctttagaaatgacgtggacaaatgggaccgacatcactagtgtaccttcgacacatacaatccacactcaattataatttataagtaactaagatattgattgggttcgggttgggttaggcaacgagaccttaacccaaacccaacttaagttttatcgagttggtgtttgtatagctcaagcttgagatcggaccgatacatcctgcctaagcctaacccaatgtcgagTCGGTCACAGGTCGGTTGGGTTGTACCCGCctgccaaacatgaaattaagggggcaaactagaaattcagaggcaaatatgaaattgagcggaggaaactataaaatctagggcaaactagaaaatcagcaaggcaaattagaaaatcaatgggcaaactaaaaatcaatggggcaaactagaaaatcaagagGGCCAACctatgaaattaagcgaggcaaactagaaaatcaatgcgAACTAGAAAATCAAGAGACAAACATAAAaatcagggcaaactagaaaatcaatgagcaaactatgaaatcagcgaggcaaactagaaaatcagtgacaaactagaaaatcaatgggggaaattagaaaatcaatggggcaaacGAAAatcagcgggcaaactagaaaatcaacgaggcaaactaggaaatcagggcaaacatgaaattcagaaagcaaggcaaacatgataTTCAACagcaaactagacaatcaatgggcgaacttaacagatattttcatggcttgagccgataaatctaaacttatccaatgttcaaatggaccacaccaaatgaaattttgaattgaacttctattgttgatcatttcttaggggctacagaagttttggatcaagcttataattgttttttctattaatccatgtctgtatgatcttatgaataggtttgataacaaacaaatatcactgttgggcctattatggtttcaacggtggaaatcattatgcccattgtttcccgtggtgtgatccacttgatcttttgatatgctttaattgtttgccccgctgatttttctagtttgccccgttgattttctagtttcccttgctcaatttcatgattcTCTGCTTCAGTCTATCTTCTCTACTTCTTCTAGTGGATGCTGCCtatgtgttgttgttgtgggccTTCCCTTAGAGGTGTTGTCGCTAAGGTTAGTTTGGGGTCTTGGATGTGAGATTATAACAACAGACTATGGTCTATGGTCAGAAGTTGGGAGGGCTAGATGAGAAGGTGTGGCAGctggttggtttgtataagtggaaTATTGTATGTAGGGAGAGTGGTCGCTTCCGCCCGTGGGATTTTAAGAAGGTCGAAGAGTGGAGGAGTCGGATTTGCCTCCGTGTTGTTGGTGAGTGAGGTGGTGTCTTCCTGGTAGTGTTTATGCCCATTGAGGGGCAGCTTGGcatgttttaagatccatgggattgttaatACATGTCCTTTTAAACATAGAcatatgtttgcctcgctcaacttcatgtttgccccgctgaattttcaatttgaccgcgaactgattgaaattgaccatgaactgaatgaaatggattttcgaccatcaacccgatggaatcttgaaaaataacgaggttggaaaatattttttctctaatacataattatataaatatgtatatataagtatataaaaatatttttttatcttttaattcatttctttgtccatgtattcaacaagcatatctcctaaattagaatgatttgttttttttacacacgcacacacacccccacacactcacactagtggaatttcaccacctatggatactcgaacgcttgatcgggtgttgaaactcctaagagtctaccacccgagcaagagtaaggatccaaactagaatgatttacttaacataccacatgtgattttggggtaggagaagctaatttagccaaccaacgaggcaaacatgaaattcaacggggcaaacatgaaaatgagagggcaagcatgaaaattagtggggcaaacatgaaaatgagcgggccaaacatgaaaatgagcggggtaaactagaaaatcagcaaggaaaatatgaaaagcagcgggacaaattagaaaaatagcaggataaactagaaaatcagcgggggaaatatgaaaatcaatgaggaaaaaaaatcaatgaggcaaactagaaaatcggcgggacaaactagaaataaGCGGGGCAaaatgaaatatgagcgaggcaaactagaaaacaagcagggaaattgaaatatgagcgggcaaactagaaaagcaatggcaaactagaaaatcatggggtaaacatgaaaagcaatggcaaactagaaaataagcGGAAAACATAAAAAGCAaatggacaaactagaaaaaaaaaaggcaaacatgaaaattagcggaggaaacatgaaaagcaacgggcaaactaaaaaattagcgggagaaacatgaaaagcaatgaaaaactagaaaaacttctAAGagacaaattgaaatatgagcggagcaaactagaaaatcaacctagctatttttcaagattccattgggtcgatggtcgaaaatccatttcattcggttcgtggtcaatttcaatcacttcgcgatcaaattggaaattgagctggacaaacatgaaattaagtggggaaaactaaaaatttagcctgtaaaacatgaaattgagtagggcaaagaagaaattagggctgaaagtcaggcctgttggtttgggttggtgctcaaccctaacctaacccaaggttcctatacctaaaccttgacccaacccaacccaatcttgggttgggaattctcaacccaagcccaacccaagagggcttaatgggttgattgggttggtcggatGTATAcggctaatattttcgttattacattagtttattatatttcaatataggacttatttttcgTATCTatgatttattaattatatacgtgattattcatcataaagaacttcattttttctttaaaaaccaagctaaaatatagactactcctttaaaaattCATGTAGCATAAagacgcaatctatttgggagagaaatccacatatcttgttagcttgagtccttggaaatgacgtggacaaatgagacccgacatcactcgtaccttctacacaaacaatccatactcaattataatttataagtaattaatatattgattgggttcaagCTGTTTTAAATTTGAAACTTTTATAAACCATTCTAAGTATAGAAAAACGGACGATGTGAATTTCTTAtctcttgtgtagcccactttgagttttgaatccacctcatgtttgatctcatgtcctaaaatgatctcttaaaatagatgaaaagggtagatataataaatataaattatcTTCTATTTTTGTtgccgttgtttttctagtttgcccattgcttttcatgtttctctgattttctagtttgcccattgttttttatgtttctcccgctgatttagtttgccccattgcttttcatgttttcctgctgattttctagtttgcccgctcatatttcagtcttgctgcttttctagtttgcccagctgcttttcatgttttccccattgattttctagtttcgctatttttctagtttgcctgctcatattttagtttgcccgctacttttcatgttccccgttgattttctagtttgcactgctgcttttcatgtttccctgattttcatgttttccccattgtttttctagtttgtcgcTCATATTTGATTTATCCCATTGCTTTTAACTtgccgctcatatttcagtttgccccgctgattttctagtttcccccgcacattttcatgcttgccccgctgattatcatgcttgccccactcatttacatgcttgccccactaattttcatgcttcccccgctagtttaggattcttactcttactcgggtggtagactcttaggagtttcaacacccggtcaagtgttagagtatccatacgtggtgaaattccactagtgtgagtgcatgggggtgtgtgtgtgcatgttttaaaaaaaaaaaagagaaaaaaacattttaatttaagagatatgcttgtttaataaatagacaaagaaatgaattaaaagatagaaaaatatttttatatacttatatatacatatttacataattatgtattagagaaaaatgtaggagagaaaaagttttctctgttaaaaaaaaaaaaaaaactaccagaCAGCCGCGGCACTGCCGCCGaactgtgcttttttttttttttgttaggttgttttcatgggtcccatcatgatgtctgtgttatatccaaaccgtccatctatttggtgagctcatattaaggcttgaggaaaaaaaaaagatagatctaactatcaagtggaccacactgtaaaaggcagtggggaattgaacgtctaccattgaaaccctttcaagggttaatgaagttttggatcattatgaaatttgtttttcatcttcatccaggtctttgtgaccctatgaatgaacttagacggggaggatttctcacaaacatcacagtgggccccaacttagacggggaggatttctaatggttgacgctcattcaacactgtttcctgtaatgtggtacacttaagatttggatatacctcattttttgtctcataccataaaatgatccggaaaaatatatggacggcatggatgaaaagcataaatcatggtggggcccacagaccacaacgatccgccattggcggttggcaggcggagtagccaatccgtttctgtgaaaaggaggggtattttcgtcctggaatttgtcgtccgtacgaggaggtctaagtgagtatgttaagtttgtattgtttcaagaatatccaatggataaaaggtggggtccacagtcgtagatTTCTCCAATGGCTTCTAAACAGTGCCTTTACTTTTAAATCTAACTTGAAAATTAGGTGAGCCGCCCTACGTTTTGGGCCGGCCCATCTGTGCTTTTGATGGACCACACAAGTATAAAATACAAATCTTTTGTCCTATCCTTATCTCTATCTCTGttatatataaatcaagtggaccGTAATACTTAAATATTTTAAGGACATGATAAAATATTTTAGTTAAacgattttaaaaaattaaaatatgtggCTCGTATCTACTCAGGTTTTACCATCAACTCTCTCTTTGCAAAATCAGctctgaattttttatttttttattttttctctcttccGTTCTCAAGCTTGCGGTTGCCTATGGTAAGCCCACACGCGTTTACAAGTGAGCTAATGCATACGCGGTTGTATATTCGAAGCATGGCATATAAGttaaaaatccaaaccgttcatcatgtggatcTCACCGTATAGATGCTATTACATAAATATAAAGATGGTAGAGTAGGCAGATGTGCCATGATAATACAAATAATTGGACGGGTTAGAAAACATGGGATGATTTTTCACAACCGTACACCTTTTCACTTGATTTTGGTCAATCTAGCTGATGGAACGATCTGATTCCTGTGGTGGTGAATCTAAATAATCGtgcccttctgatggatggcatggatattgcACCTATCTGCCATGCTGGCATGTTTGGTTGTGTTTGTTTTTTTAGCTGACTTGTGCACGCGTGTAGGCTTAGCAAGGCTCATTGCCATAGACTCATAATAGAAAAATGGAATGCTCTGGTTCTCTGAGAGCACTCCAAgtaatagtgctcctagttgcattggttgACTTGGAAAACTCAATCAAtcgatctgacccgtccattaagtttaaaaattattttaagggTTACAAGGAAAAATtaccactgatcagatgatccaatccatcttgaGTTTTCCTTATTTTCTGTAACTGTTCTTTCTCCAATCAATTTTTTTCATAGGCCTATTTTATGTAATGATCTTGACTGTATATATTTCATGCAACTGATCAAATGGCTAATATTCGTCGTATtactatgatgtttttatggTGGTATAAGAATTGTACTTTGGACCTAATCAACGGTatagatcaatcaattagatTGTCTAAGtgttccaatgcaactaggaTCACTACAACTTACAATGATCTGAGAGCACTGGATAATTTCTCATTATAAAACTGCAAAAGCACCGTCGGCCATCAAAGTTTCAACTAAGCTGTGGGGCCCAGCACGTCACGTCCGTTGGAGTACCGGACCTGACTAGAATGGCCCACCTAAAATAAATGTGGATACCCAATCATAGAAGAAATCCGAGAAATGCCAAGTGAGAGGTGGCCCACCACGAACAtatccaaacaaacaaaatcaagccaatcggtgggccacagagcaccgacagaTGTAAATGGGCCTAGTTTGGATTATGATGGCCCTCAAATAAAAGGTGTTTCCAAACAAGCCCACTTATATATTGGGCCCAAAAACACATGGAGAAATGATCACGGCCCATTTTTATTCCGGTAAGTATCATTTAAAGACCGAGAAGTCATGATTAACGACCGAAAACGCTCCATCAAGAACGAGGTTGTGTCCGCTGATGAAGCACGATTCATCCGACGTTTTactatatgagaccaaaaatgaggtatatcccaatctcaattggaccatactacagaaaacagtgttgaatgagcgtcgaccattaaaaacattttaggggccataaaagttttggatcaagctgatttttgttttttcccttcatctgagcctatatgacctaatcaacagattggatgtcaaataaatagtatagcgggccttaggaggattttaatggtggatatccaatcactattgttttcatgtggtgtggtccacctgagatttatatcctatAATTTTTGGTaacaagcaataaaatgatctgtacaaATGGATTAATGAAATGGATGAAACCGGACCTGACTAGAATGGCCCACCTAAAATAAATGTGGATACCCAATCATAGAAGAAATCCGAGAAATGCCAAGTGAGAGGTGGCCCACCACGAACAtatccaaacaaacaaaatcaagccaatcggtgggccacagagcaccgacagaTGTAAATGGGCCTAGTTTGGATTATGATGGCCCTCAAATAAAAGGTGTTTCCAAACAAGCCCACTTATATATTGGGCCCAAAAACACATGGAGAAATGATCACGGCCCATTTTTATTCCGGTAAGTATCATTTAAAGACCGAGAAGTCATGATTAACGACCGAAAACGCTCCATCAAGAACGAGGTTGTGTCCGCTGATGAAGCACGATTCATCCGACGCGAGGAacaaagcagcctcagccacgtGCCCTGCCTCCAACAGAATTCCTTGCAGATTGCTCATGGCCCGTATCATCGCTTCTGACTTCTGATCCCAACCGTCCGCTTGGAACGACATCCGAGTAGGGATGGCGAATGGAGAGATGCAATTGACCCTGATCCCATGCTTCCCTAGCTCGCTAGAAGCTGATCGGACCAAGCCCAGTAGTGCATGCTTAGAGATTGTGTACGCGTGTGGGCCCGTGCCACCCATGGTCGCTGCGATGCTAGCCGTACATATGATCGACCCACGTATCTGATTGGCCACCATCACACGTGCCGCGTGCTTTATGAAGGCGGCGGCCCCACGCATGTTGACGGCCATCGTGCGGTCCACGTCTCCCATGTCCATCTCCAGAATGCTGCCAGTTGTGCCCAAGACACCAGCGTTGCTGAACACGATATCCAGGCGGCCGTACTTcttgaaggtgtggcccaccgtctccTGCACCTGATTCTCATCCGTTACATCGCAGTGTTTGTAGTAGGACTTATCTGGGCCTATGGATGCCATGACCTGATGGCCCAGATCATCTTGGACGTCCGCGATTATGATGAACGCTCCATTTTCAGCGAATAGCCGTGCAGTGGCTTCACCGATCCCGCTGGCTGCACCTGTGATTATGGCCACCTTACCATCCAATCTGAAATGCATACAAGGCCATCAGATGTTAGGGAATGTAGGAAAGAGATCCAGCCGTTCATCTGTGGGCATCATTTTACGTCGGCCGTACGTATATTAAAAGTGGACGTTAGAATAGAATGATCAGTGGCCCACGGTCAATATGCACGTGCGACCGCGCTGGGTCCATTTGGGGCCACGTAGATACtgtaggcccacctgatggacggccaGGATCTTGCACACGCAGTACGAATAGAGAGATACGAAATTCGGATAAATCTGTAGGAGCTTTGTTGAGGCCATCGATTCCCTTCACACAACGCAGCATACCAGCTGAaccgtgcatcaggtgggcctcaccatgtagaTCAACCGGCCTACCAATCAGGCCCGTTGATTCATCGGGTGGGTAGTTCAGGAATGGACCACAAAGAcagtggacggtttagatgaactTTGCTAATGGTACACATTCAAtcgtacaggtgtggcccacctgagaatgtTTGGGTTTTGAAAGCTCAAATCAACGGACCTAGGAGGATTAGAAGTTCACCTTGGCTTagacatgatgatgatgatgagaaatgGGCCACCTGGTATGATCTTAGATATAAGGTTTGGAACGAGGATGGTCTTTTTATAGTTTCTTTCAGTGGAGCCGGAGGCGGCTTCGATGGATCCCCACACCAGATGCACCAATGTCAGTGTATCCccgactgtgggtcccaccttgatgtacgtgaattacatccacgccgtccatcagttttgaaagattATTGTATAGTAATACTACAAACATTAAGCAGATAAaatatcatctagaccacaccacaagaaacagtggtgattgacaattaaaaacatcttgtgggccatacaagttttggatcaagctaatatttgtgttttaccttcatccagatatttttTACCTATCAAAATGTTGGTTAAttggaaaattaaaaatttccGTGGCCcctaaaagttttaatggtggatattcaatcaccacatttttactgtggtgtgttccacataAGACTACGTTGTATTTAATTTTTTACGTGATACCTAAAATGATGTTTAAAGACGGatggacatattggatgcaaggaaaatacatcatagtgggccccacatgaacgaTTCACCGACCTCAGTGGATCCGGGGATTCACCGAAGCCGCATAATGATTGCCCCGCCTCCTTCTTGTAATCCGCGGACTATTGAATTGAAATCGTAGAGTGCTGATTGGGCCATGCAtacagatgatctgaaccgttcaagaGTTAGATCCCACAATAAATAAGGAATAGGTAAACTCTGTCTGGCAAAAACTAATCATTTCCGTTTGAACGCGCACCGATTACATCCTAGAATGCTCAACGGTTTATATTCAATTTGTTTTATGAATGGATAGGACCACTTGGGCCCTGCCTTCTGAAGTGCGTCAATCCACATAGCTCAGCTGGTGTACTACTGTTCACTTCGGTAGTCTGAGGACTACTCCTGCTTTCTGTCGATGTTTTTTAATTCCATAATGATGTCAGCTATGTTGAATCCACGCCGTTGCTTATTGCATGGGGATGCCTGCGCTTGTTGAATCCATGCCGTTGTTTCGATCAGAGGTTGGTTTCACTGGTTCGCCTTTATTTTATTGCCATGACATGTCTCGGACTCAATCAGTACGGCCATAAGGAAGCAACAAGGCGCTCAACGGGTCCAAGATGGACCCGACCCGATTTTGTCatggaaaaggattggctactccccctgccaccagcccggtggctggtggtcggtgctctgtgggccccaccatgatgtatgtgtttcatccattccattcatccatttttcacggTCATTATAGGGCTTGATGCCAAAtttaagagggatataaatttagggtggaccacgccacaggaaaacaatagtgattgaatatccaccattaaaatccccctaaggcccactgtactgtttatttgacatccaatctgttaattaggtcattcaagcccagatgaagggaaaaaacaaatatcagcttgatccaaaacttttatggcctccaagagGTGGTTAATGGTCGGCACTCATTCAACACAGTTTGTGTaacgtggtccatttgaaattgataTTTACATTATCTAATAAGATAAAATggcatggaaaaatagatggccatcatggatgaaacacataaatcattgtagggcccacaaagcaccaaccaccagccatcggctggtggcacggattggctactcccccgccaccagccattggctggtggtgggtgctttgtgggccccaccatgatgtatgtgtttcatccatgccatccatctatttttatagatcattttgtaTTATGAAaggaaaaatgaggtatatctcaatctcaagtggactacattacaagaaacagtgttgaatgaacgttgaccattaaaaacgttcttggggccataaaagttttggatcaagctgatatttattttttctattcatctgggtctttatacctaatcaacagattggatgtcaaataaacagtacagtgggccgtaggaggatttcaatggtggatatccaattattattgttttcctatggtgtggtccacctaagacttacatccctatcatttttttacCAATTCCTAAGATGATcagtaaaaatgtatgaacggaatggatgaaacacattcatcagagtaggcccacagagcaccgaccaccagccacggggctggtgtcagtcTCCTGTTTTCTTGGCATGACACGTCTTGTCACAATCAGTCCAGCCAAAAGGAACCACCGGGGCTCTCAACGGGAAGCGGAtaggctggtgtattgacgtcagcaagttctgtcaGTCCCATCGTGAGGtacgtattatatccaaaccgtccatccacttgacGATCTCGTCATAAGTgttgagaagaaaaatgagaaatatctaaatatcaagtgtaTCGCACTGCAAAAAGCTAAgggagattgaacgtttaccattgaa from Magnolia sinica isolate HGM2019 chromosome 17, MsV1, whole genome shotgun sequence encodes the following:
- the LOC131231649 gene encoding short-chain dehydrogenase reductase 3b-like, whose translation is MSKPRLDGKVAIITGAASGIGEATARLFAENGAFIIIADVQDDLGHQVMASIGPDKSYYKHCDVTDENQVQETVGHTFKKYGRLDIVFSNAGVLGTTGSILEMDMGDVDRTMAVNMRGAAAFIKHAARVMVANQIRGSIICTASIAATMGGTGPHAYTISKHALLGLVRSASSELGKHGIRVNCISPFAIPTRMSFQADGWDQKSEAMIRAMSNLQGILLEAGHVAEAALFLASDESCFISGHNLVLDGAFSVVNHDFSVFK